In one Musa acuminata AAA Group cultivar baxijiao chromosome BXJ2-5, Cavendish_Baxijiao_AAA, whole genome shotgun sequence genomic region, the following are encoded:
- the LOC135586515 gene encoding protein LIGHT-DEPENDENT SHORT HYPOCOTYLS 4-like, whose amino-acid sequence MAMMPNPESPPPDGLPTSPSTPPAAAATSSSSSPSRSLSRYESQKRRDWNTFGQYLRNHRPPLSLGRCSGAHVLEFLRYLDQFGKTKVHTPLCPFFGQPNPPSPCPCPLRQAWGSLDALIGRLRAAFEENGGKPEANPFGARAVRLYLREIREMQAKARGVSYEKKKRKKPPQVPQPQPRPPHTLSPSPATGAAT is encoded by the coding sequence ATGGCTATGATGCCCAATCCAGAGAGCCCTCCCCCCGATGGCCTCCCCACCAGCCCCAGCACCCCACCAGCTGCCGCTGCTACCTCGTCATCTTCCTCGCCGTCCCGGTCGCTAAGCCGGTACGAGTCGCAGAAGCGACGGGACTGGAACACGTTCGGGCAGTACCTGAGGAATCACCGGCCGCCGCTGTCACTAGGGAGATGCAGCGGCGCACATGTGCTTGAGTTCCTTCGGTACCTGGACCAGTTCGGGAAGACAAAGGTTCATACTCCGTTGTGCCCCTTCTTTGGCCAACCGAACCCACCCTCGCCATGCCCATGTCCCCTCCGCCAAGCTTGGGGCTCGCTTGATGCGCTCATCGGCCGCCTCCGTGCTGCGTTCGAGGAGAACGGCGGCAAGCCTGAGGCCAATCCCTTCGGAGCACGAGCCGTCCGGCTATACCTCCGTGAGATCCGGGAGATGCAGGCGAAGGCACGGGGCGTGAGCTATGAGAAGAAGAAGCGCAAGAAGCCACCACAAGTCCCCCAACCACAGCCACGTCCGCCCCACACTCTCAGCCCCTCGCCGGCCACAGGTGCAGCCACCTGA